The Bradyrhizobium sp. WBAH42 genome includes a window with the following:
- a CDS encoding GNAT family N-acetyltransferase — protein MAVVCRPARIDDLKQADDLVVASINELTERRGFGKMASSRPPNFQAFSLADDPEGLWVADDDGEIVGFAWSWVCGELWFLAQLFVAPDRQSDGIGNQLINKAFAHADMRGAPVKALITFTFNNVSQGLYIRHGLFPRFPIYMVSVPRDRLAPRLAAPRLRLESLMADAIAYDELAAIDVSAVGVSREKHHRFLLGDSTIRGFTIHAGNECVGYVYISGGHIGPLAVRRPDLVDAAFATALSFAAQTDCPTISAFVPGASEPALKAASDHGMRLTFPMLLMSNRPFGDWGSYLPRNPGFM, from the coding sequence ATGGCGGTCGTGTGCAGGCCCGCTCGCATCGACGACTTGAAGCAGGCCGATGACCTCGTCGTCGCCAGCATCAACGAGCTCACTGAACGGCGGGGGTTCGGGAAGATGGCATCCTCTCGCCCGCCGAATTTTCAGGCCTTCTCGCTGGCGGATGATCCCGAAGGCTTATGGGTGGCCGATGACGACGGAGAGATTGTCGGCTTCGCGTGGAGTTGGGTCTGTGGCGAGCTTTGGTTCTTGGCTCAATTGTTCGTCGCGCCTGATCGTCAGAGCGATGGCATTGGCAATCAACTCATCAACAAGGCGTTCGCGCATGCAGACATGCGCGGAGCACCCGTCAAGGCACTGATCACCTTCACCTTCAACAACGTATCTCAAGGCCTCTACATCCGCCATGGACTGTTCCCGCGCTTTCCGATCTACATGGTCAGCGTCCCTCGCGACCGCCTGGCGCCACGATTGGCTGCGCCGCGGCTCCGTCTTGAATCTCTCATGGCCGACGCAATCGCATACGACGAGCTGGCGGCGATCGATGTCAGTGCTGTCGGCGTTTCCAGGGAGAAGCATCATCGATTTCTCCTGGGCGACAGCACGATTCGCGGATTCACCATCCACGCCGGCAATGAGTGCGTCGGGTATGTCTATATTTCGGGTGGACACATTGGTCCGCTTGCAGTCCGCAGGCCAGATCTCGTTGACGCCGCTTTTGCCACTGCGTTGTCGTTCGCGGCCCAGACCGATTGTCCAACCATTTCGGCCTTTGTGCCGGGCGCGAGCGAGCCAGCGCTCAAGGCGGCGAGCGACCACGGCATGCGTCTGACGTTCCCGATGCTGCTGATGTCGAACAGACCGTTCGGAGATTGGGGCAGCTACCTCCCGCGCAATCCGGGTTTCATGTAG
- a CDS encoding FAD-binding oxidoreductase → MSIASVASAAAELSASFGGELLKPADEGYDEARKVHNGLVDKRPALIARCRSAADVVDAVTLATKLGLEVAVRGGGHNVAGRATIDGGIMIDLSPMKGVRVDAIGKTVWAQGGVTWGELNRETQLHGLAVTGGVVSTTGIAGLTLGGGLGWLMGKYGLALDNLRAVELVTADGKVLRASKQEQPDLFWAVRGGGGNFGIATSLEYDLHKVGPVITGGPIVHPIERSRDVLEFFRTSTRSLTDEHMLFASLTHAPDGSGREVAALVTSHCGEVAEAERAIQPLKQFGTPILDAVGPMTYCELNRMLDANYPKGAFNYWKSNFLVELSDGAIATMIECFARCPTPMGQLLLEHIHGAAARVDAGDTAFVHRQEGYNFLILAQWTQASDTSRCISWARATYEKMRPFFASGRYVNYLDDDETGDPVAAAYGRNYRRLQQIKAKYDPTNFFRMNQNIRPLA, encoded by the coding sequence ATGTCCATCGCATCTGTTGCCAGCGCTGCCGCCGAACTTAGCGCCTCCTTCGGAGGAGAACTGCTCAAGCCAGCAGACGAGGGCTACGACGAGGCGCGCAAGGTCCACAACGGGCTGGTCGACAAACGGCCAGCATTGATTGCCAGGTGCCGCAGTGCGGCCGATGTCGTGGACGCGGTGACACTTGCGACCAAGCTCGGCCTCGAGGTCGCGGTTCGCGGCGGCGGCCACAATGTGGCGGGGCGCGCAACCATCGACGGCGGGATCATGATCGACCTCTCACCCATGAAGGGGGTTCGGGTCGACGCCATCGGCAAGACCGTATGGGCGCAGGGCGGGGTCACCTGGGGCGAGCTCAATCGAGAAACGCAGCTTCACGGACTTGCGGTGACCGGCGGCGTGGTCTCGACCACCGGCATCGCGGGCCTGACGCTGGGCGGAGGGCTGGGCTGGCTGATGGGCAAGTACGGCCTCGCATTGGACAATCTGCGGGCTGTCGAACTCGTCACGGCCGATGGCAAGGTTCTGCGGGCCAGCAAGCAAGAGCAGCCCGATCTGTTTTGGGCCGTGCGCGGCGGCGGCGGAAACTTCGGGATTGCCACCAGCCTCGAATACGACCTCCATAAGGTAGGGCCGGTCATCACCGGCGGCCCGATCGTCCACCCAATCGAGCGCTCCCGCGACGTGCTGGAATTTTTCCGGACCAGCACGCGATCGCTCACGGACGAGCACATGCTGTTCGCATCCCTGACCCATGCGCCGGACGGGTCCGGCAGGGAGGTCGCGGCCCTGGTCACCAGCCACTGCGGTGAAGTTGCCGAGGCCGAACGAGCGATACAGCCGCTGAAACAGTTCGGAACTCCGATTCTGGATGCAGTCGGACCGATGACCTATTGCGAGCTCAACCGGATGCTCGACGCCAACTATCCGAAAGGCGCCTTCAACTATTGGAAGTCGAACTTCCTCGTGGAGCTGAGCGATGGTGCGATTGCGACGATGATCGAATGTTTCGCCCGCTGCCCGACTCCCATGGGGCAGCTGCTGCTCGAGCATATCCACGGTGCCGCGGCCCGCGTGGATGCCGGGGATACGGCATTCGTGCATCGGCAGGAGGGCTACAATTTCCTGATCCTCGCGCAATGGACGCAGGCCAGCGATACCAGCCGCTGCATCTCGTGGGCACGCGCAACCTATGAAAAGATGCGGCCCTTCTTTGCGTCCGGACGCTATGTCAATTATCTCGATGATGACGAGACAGGCGATCCCGTTGCCGCTGCCTATGGGCGGAATTACCGCCGCCTGCAGCAGATCAAAGCGAAATACGACCCTACGAACTTCTTCCGGATGAACCAGAACATCCGGCCGCTCGCTTGA
- a CDS encoding DUF3551 domain-containing protein: MRALACLLLVLSTMSAPSPAAAQRFGGNYPVCMQRWEWGGVTWISCQYRSWDECRASAAGLSAMCMDNPYAQRPLHPERSPRSR; encoded by the coding sequence ATGCGCGCGCTTGCCTGTCTCCTCTTGGTCTTGAGCACCATGTCCGCGCCCAGTCCAGCCGCAGCACAGCGGTTCGGCGGCAACTATCCGGTATGCATGCAGAGATGGGAATGGGGCGGCGTCACCTGGATTTCCTGCCAGTATCGTTCATGGGACGAGTGTAGAGCGAGCGCCGCAGGCCTTTCGGCCATGTGCATGGATAACCCTTATGCGCAACGGCCGCTCCATCCAGAGCGCAGCCCGCGGTCCCGATAA
- a CDS encoding DUF3551 domain-containing protein, whose protein sequence is MRIALLIVLMVIGFSPAANAERDYPWCVVGGHLGFPGECMYSTREQCLASASGRWNTYCDVNPRVRFKQPPPPRPR, encoded by the coding sequence ATGCGCATCGCTCTACTGATTGTCCTCATGGTCATCGGATTTTCTCCCGCAGCAAACGCTGAGCGCGACTATCCCTGGTGCGTGGTCGGCGGACACCTCGGTTTTCCCGGCGAATGCATGTATTCGACGCGAGAACAATGCCTGGCGTCGGCGTCCGGGCGATGGAACACCTATTGCGACGTGAACCCGCGCGTGAGGTTCAAGCAGCCGCCTCCGCCCCGGCCGCGCTGA
- a CDS encoding LysR substrate-binding domain-containing protein produces MHKLPPLIELRAFEAAARHLSFKKAAAELGVTPTAISHQIGLLEQYCGRALFRRRPRPLSLTESGARLFPAIRGGLEAFAAAIASVKEEGDQQPLRVTTTNAFASRWLVPRLPLWRKLHPDVPLEVIGTDTVLDLQAGDSDVAIRYATSRVPPTDGIVDELFSDTFWPVCSPDLLSTGRLKRPVDLAKHVLIHSYWSPADREPPTWQRWLGAAQRRWGEVPPYKDLQHLSFREELHAIEAVISGQGVGIFSDVLVAHDLATGTLVKAFSLSLPGYGFYVVSRPSHPRARTIRVFSQWLRSST; encoded by the coding sequence ATGCACAAGCTGCCTCCCCTGATCGAGCTCCGCGCTTTCGAAGCTGCCGCCCGTCATCTGAGCTTCAAGAAAGCCGCGGCAGAACTCGGCGTCACGCCAACCGCGATCAGCCACCAGATCGGCTTGCTCGAGCAGTATTGCGGCCGCGCCTTGTTCCGGCGCAGACCACGTCCGCTTTCGTTGACCGAGTCCGGCGCGCGGCTGTTTCCGGCCATTCGCGGCGGGCTCGAGGCGTTTGCCGCTGCCATTGCGTCCGTCAAGGAGGAAGGTGACCAGCAGCCGCTCCGGGTGACGACGACCAATGCCTTCGCCAGCCGCTGGCTCGTGCCCCGCCTGCCCCTGTGGCGGAAGTTGCATCCCGACGTGCCGCTGGAAGTGATCGGCACTGACACGGTGCTCGATCTGCAGGCCGGAGATAGTGACGTTGCCATTCGCTATGCGACCAGCCGCGTACCGCCGACAGACGGGATCGTCGATGAGCTCTTCAGCGATACGTTCTGGCCGGTCTGCAGTCCGGATTTGCTTTCAACGGGACGCCTGAAGAGACCAGTCGACCTCGCAAAGCATGTTCTGATCCACTCCTATTGGTCGCCGGCCGATCGCGAGCCACCGACGTGGCAGAGATGGCTCGGTGCGGCCCAGCGCAGGTGGGGCGAGGTGCCTCCATACAAGGACCTGCAGCATTTGAGTTTCCGGGAAGAACTGCACGCCATCGAGGCGGTGATCAGCGGACAGGGCGTCGGGATCTTCAGTGATGTGCTCGTGGCGCACGACCTCGCCACCGGCACGCTCGTGAAGGCATTCTCGTTGAGCCTGCCCGGCTATGGCTTCTATGTGGTCAGCAGGCCAAGCCATCCGCGCGCGCGGACCATTCGGGTCTTTTCGCAGTGGTTGCGGTCGAGTACCTGA
- the rpmG gene encoding 50S ribosomal protein L33 yields MAKAVTIKVKLVSSADTGFYYVAKKNSRTMTDKLVKKKYDPVARKHVEFREAKIK; encoded by the coding sequence ATGGCCAAAGCGGTCACCATCAAGGTCAAGCTCGTGTCCTCGGCCGACACCGGCTTCTACTACGTCGCCAAGAAGAATTCGCGCACCATGACCGACAAGCTGGTCAAGAAGAAGTACGACCCCGTCGCGCGCAAGCACGTCGAATTCCGCGAAGCCAAGATCAAGTAA